The genomic interval cTTTTTTATTACTTGTTAACTTATACCTAATTTTATGGATCATATTCTCATTATATATCAAGATTCTAATTTTAATAAGCTATGTGCAATTATATTTAatctttaattataaaaaaatatatattaatacaattatatttaattaatgtgtaataaaaaaaaaataattctcaaACTTATCCcataaatttttcttattttattttatatgtattggtTTGAACTTTGAAGTGGAAATTAGTGTAGCTTTACGcgtcaataaaataaaaaataaaataaaataaaatcatccCCGCCAATTACGCATTATGTCTACAAATCTCCTTAAACCCCAAAACTCACACTAAACTAAacctttcttctttcttcttcttcttcttcttctgggtTCTCTctcagaacataatatataagaGATCAAGAAAAAGTCTTATATATATCTAATCCACAATGGCGGAAGAACAAGGAGAAGAGTACTTGTTCAAGATAGTCTTGATCGGAGACTCAGCAGTGGGTAAATCCAACCTTCTCTCCCGTTTCGCTACAAACCAGTTCGACCCCACTTCAAAGGCCACAATTGGGGTTGAGTTTCAGACCCAGGTCGTCGATATTGACGGAAAAGAGATCAAAGCCCAGATCTGGGATACCGCCGGCCAAGAGCGTTTCAGGGCAGTCACTTCAGCTTATTATCGCGGCGCCGTCGGTGCTCTCGTCGTTTACGATATCACTCGCAAGTCTACCTTCGAAAGTGTCAAGCGTTGGCTCGATGAACTTACCAGTAAGTACTAATCTTATCTTCTTTCTTATCCATTTCAATTTCACTTTAATTTCTTTCATTATTTTCGATTATGATCAAACAGATAAGATTTTgggatatttttaattatatacgtatatttgtaaataattataaaaatatctttaaCCTAAATAATCTCCTATGAAATACCGCTGGTGCTGCTGTGCTTATGCCGAAATCAATGTTTATGCCGAAATCAATGTTTGGCAATTTGATTCtcaattgttttgttttttttttttgtttttctttaattCTTTCTTATAATTTCTATAATTTCCATcgtttcttttctctctttctttctctctcttattctttcttttcttttctaaaaaTTGTCTCTCTTTCCTCAAATTACACTTTGTactttttattcttattatttttattttatttttgaagaaatatgaaaaataataccACCATGTTCtactttttaaaatatgaaaaatataattttcttatgtaCGGAGAAATATGACCAACATTAAAAACAACTTTTTAGtttctttaataatttatttacgaACAAGTAaccaaattataaatttaaaaaaaaaaattaaaattcaaattaattttataaaatactatACAAACTTTGTTATTTCATATTTAAAGTTATCTGATATCTCTAAATAAACTTATTTTATGGAACAATGTATTTTCAAAAAACTTATAAGGAAACTAATGTCATCTTAATTAAACATACGAAAACAATATAcattacaaaaatttaattttagtcttTTAGGTACACtatgttgtttttattatttaagatacttttacattatttttttattaggaaTAGTTTTTTACTTAAAAACATTATTGATAAATATAAGCACTtactatataatttatattaaaaaaattagtatatataatatttttcataGTATTACTAGTTTTATAACTACTATGTCTAAGATATTATTTGGtaactttataaatttttatattaatatatcaaaattatttcattaaataaattttttattagtgTATCATATGGTAACTTTTAAATATAACA from Cannabis sativa cultivar Pink pepper isolate KNU-18-1 chromosome 4, ASM2916894v1, whole genome shotgun sequence carries:
- the LOC115715320 gene encoding ras-related protein RABA5c-like — protein: MAEEQGEEYLFKIVLIGDSAVGKSNLLSRFATNQFDPTSKATIGVEFQTQVVDIDGKEIKAQIWDTAGQERFRAVTSAYYRGAVGALVVYDITRKSTFESVKRWLDELTTHCDTTVARMLVGNKCDLENLRDVSVDEAKSFAEEEGLFFMETSALESTNVQQAFETVIKDIYNNISRKMLNSDSYKKAELSVNRVTLVKDGSDKQNKFNLSSCCAR